The following nucleotide sequence is from Centropristis striata isolate RG_2023a ecotype Rhode Island chromosome 7, C.striata_1.0, whole genome shotgun sequence.
ATGCATTTCTGTGTGCCATACTGAATAAATGCCCACCTCGATACAAATGtagttgtgttgtttttcagccatctgaacaaaaacagcaaagaggGATAGGACAGGGTGTGTGCTGAAGAAGGTGCACTCGGACCAGACAACTGCTGCTGAGAGGAGACACAGGAGGACTGCCAGCAGCCTGTAGAAACCCTGCCTGAACACACACTCCCAGTACCACtctgaaacagacacaaacacacacatgtatgcatgtttgaaAACGAATCAAACTGACATTTCAGTTATTGCTGCAGGTATGGATTTCTATATAAAAACTAGGGTTAAATAGGGTTgtaactaacaattattttcattatcaattaatggATTAAAGGTTTGATCTTTAATTtcataaaatagtttaaaatatCCTATCGCAGTTCCTCAAAGTCCAGGGTGTTTacttaaaatgtctaattttGTGAGTAAAAACCCCCAGAAATatacagtttaatatgatataaaatatataatatgatcTAAATCACAAAATCTCtacatttgagaggctgaaaacaacataacaataacaataacgtCTGCCGTTTTTGCATGACAAACAACTTAGAACAACTGATTAAAGACTAACTACTTTATTGAATAACCATTCATCAAAAATATTTggcaattaattttctttcaaCTGTCTTATCAATTAGTTGACTAATGATTGCAGCTCTacaaacaaatataattatattatgttGTGCTGCCAGCCTTGAAACAATAGTTTTCAATTCTTTCCTTCCACCATGTCTTTTTATTCTAACACTTACATTTAATACTAGACATCATGCTATTCTAAAGAACTTGGATTTGTACTGCAGCTGCCAataactgatatttttttcagagATATCCCAAAGAATatcatcataaaataaaaacagagcctAATGGAGTTATTTGAAGTTGAGCAGCTTTTTCAAGGTAGTAGCTGAAATTGGTTTGGTAGTAAAGGGTATTTATCAGGCAAATTGggtcttaacccattgacgccgggaaagcattaccacatttctaccattaaagccgggagcgatgttgcgtcactctaccattaaggccgggacagcggatatgtcattttgtagtatttgtatttttttcccacctattttcggtctcttggccaatgaaatgcatcagaacatgatcagaatacatgcgggagtgtcgcaatgcaacatcggacttttccagaactttgaaatcatggaggaagacgacaatagcggaggagctcagcagtaagtgaaaGAAGCAATCTGActggcatttatggatgaggaatatgtttttagatgacatattttcaccaaagaacagacagatttgtggccatctggagataataataatattattaataataaattaatattaataataataataggctaattgattgtgatgatgatataagaaatcatgactgtttatgtcttatattactttatgcgtcgttgagtaccctgaaaagtggcatatataaaatgtattattattatttattattattattattattattattattattatgataaaaaaaaatttattagagtaggctaatgagaactatgtcttgttcttccagtggtcatatcatgtttgcatcttgctaatgggcatgtattagtattatgcataggattttttattcagtcaaatgtaacatttgctgagtttgttgatttaaaaaaaaaatgtattgaaggtttggacaaataaactcaacttcgtatgacagccacgggtataagctctcaaatactttttgaatttcagttttatctgcaacagaggctgaaaaatctattatttagtaggtgttgaatttccagaaaaacttcaggttttagggggtcatttgaaaatcgcccataggttttccaggcatttttttccaggcgctttaggccttaatgggttaaactgAACAGTTGTAGAATATATCTCAAAGAAACACCAACAGGCTATTGAAAGCCCAGTACAAAACAAAGCTTATAGTCAATCAGACTTTCCATcagtaaatttgagattttggTACTGACTGAACTCACCCACAGCAGGAGTGTAGATGAAGCGATGGATCCAGCTGTGGGGATGTTCTGAGGGGAAGCTGTGAGTGAAGTGTCGGACCGGGCTGGTCTCACTTTTAGCTACATCTTCTAGATGAAAGGCCTGGTCTAACAAGATAGACCACTGAACCTGAGTCTGACTGTACCTCTGCACTGCAGAGATGACCTGAAATGCATACATTCAAATGATTAATGTTCACATTTACATGCCATATTTTTACCCTGTTTCCCGTTAAAACCACAGCAATCATTACTTTTTTATGAAGCTTAATGAGCCCTCTTTTGGTGGGAAGGACATTCTGTTCACCACAAGAGCTTTCCACTTTTCTTCCCATCTCCTCTTGGTACTCAGTGGGACACTGAAATGAGATAAGACTCAGGTGAAGATGATCCCAGAGAGCCTGactgtaaaaactgtaaattcACCATTCAACTTTGGGGGAAGGAAAACTTGGTGAATTTAATATAATGATGTATTCCTCACCTTTGTGATAATGGTGTCCACACACTTCCTGAGGTTGTGGTTGTACCTGACAGACTCATGGACACCTGCCACTTCCTGATagtaaaaaatatgtttcttcttgttaaagtatgaaaaaaaactcaTATTTCTTTGACATGCaaagtataatgaaaaatagacGATGTATTCTCTTCAAAAACACTTACCTCCATAACATCAGCAAGGTTTTCCTCAGCCGATGCCTTCTCAGTAGCCATTTTTGCTGCCTTGAAGTAGGTCTTGGCCAGCAGGTAACCATGGGAGGATGAGAGCCAATAAGAACGTGGGATCTCCACCAGGCCGTAGCCGAGCAGCAGCACCAGGAGGAAGAGGCCCCAGGTGTTGGCGGCTGTGATGCCGATGGTCTGGAGTTCTCTCCTGTAACAGTTTTACAGATAAATCAATACACTGACATTACACCAGCTTTCAAAACACAACCACAGAACAACTCCAATTCTCATATTATCTAAAGTTTCTTCAGCTGAGGTACATTTCACTGACCATGTAAATTTCCACTTTGGGTGAACTGCCACATAGATGAGCAGAGAGATGAAGATAAGGAGGTAGGTGCCATAATAGAGAGCATTTTCAAAGAGTGCTGTTTTAATCTTTCCAACTCTGGAGAAAGCTCCAGCCCGTGCGTAAGATTGCATGAAGGGCAACAGcagcctgcacacacagacacacagacacacagacacacacagaagagaGGGTCAAATATGAAAACACAATTATCTTCATAACAAAGGTGGAAAACAGCAGTTGCAGTCAGGGTTTCAAggagtaaatgtactgtatgtaatctTACCAAGTAAGAAACTGGGAAGTCCAGTAAACAACTCTCCAGAACACCGGTAGGACGCCATCTGGGATATAACTCCATGGTTCCTCACACACCTTTGGTacactgttacacacacacataagagtGTGAGCATAGATGTAAACATACAGTGTTATTAAGTTGCAAGAACACTGTAGAGATGTGTGTAACTGCCTCCCACAGTGTATTTTTTGGACACTTAGtttccaaattattttttaacatgaagtattatcaagaaaaacagagTAGACCTAGTTTATAGGCTGTACTGTTTATGGAAAGACATGTTACTGCCACATTTTATGAATGTAATGTTTAAATGCTGTgaacacaaatatatacattgAATTCTATTGAACTTCACTGCATTGAGGTGGAGGAATAAATCTAAGATATTAATATCTTAAAAAGTGGACAAATGCTAACAATCCTATCTGCATGGCTAGATACCATAAAAGATAAGTGAGAAAACATGAACCAGCCCTTTAAGTCAATATGATGGTTGTGAGAAGGCTAAACCCTTATAAAGGGTTATCCAACAGAGTGGGTGAGCCCAGTTTGAAAGTTCAAAATCCACTGTCAAAGGGAAACTTTTATGAACAGACACTCTATTGCAGAGGATATGACCACTACTGCATTATTATACTATAATTGAGTGTGATTATATCACACCTACAAAGCAGTACAAGGAAGAAGTGTAAAGTGCTGAGAATAATGCTAAAGTCAAATGTAATGCTGTGaaacaaagtgtttttatatttgaaaaCACTTTGAAAAGAAGTGAGAGATCAACAAATGAGACATAAAACAGCCTTAGAGCATGTAAAGAATATTACAATTTTgcaataataaacacatttgacTTCTTTATTGGATAACATCTAACTTCTCCTGTGTTTGATTATTCTGAATCTTGTGTGTAGATGCCTCTGACAGAAGTTGTCTGAATATCAACAAATGTTGTTCAAGCCAAAAGGTCATACACCCTGGCCTGTGGGAGAGCAACCAGAGTGTTTGTTAACTAGTAACATCTGAGAAGCCAAAGCTGATGAGAAGCAGCCTTGACTGGAGGGAGTACGAATAGAAGGGGACAAACTGTTCCAGTGTATACAAGAGACACACAACTTCTAAAGGGTGCACTTTTCAAACTTACCTTTGTCTTGTGTACAATACTCTAAACATTTATAAGTGTCACAAAACTGTAAGAGATTCATGTCTTGTTCTTCTATGTCAGAATGAAATAGCAAAATTGTGACGGCAAACTAAATCTGCAGGAATGCATAACCTTAAAATGTGCAAACTGTGCAAATGAATCAAACGTTATCTCATTTACCTGACAGTTGGATAAACAGAGGAGTCGCTGTCTGTCTGATTAGTGCGTCTCCCTCGAGTTACAGGAGTAGGGTGGTCTGAATTGTCCAGAATGCACTGCTTGTAGATAGTCTAAAAGAGGAGCAGTTTACACAGTCAGTTAAACTTACTCCATGATGAAGCCTATTTTCCTCTCACTACAATGGCACAGGTAAGACACCAAAGgggaagataaataaaacacacagagctcAATACGGATTATTATCAAA
It contains:
- the lmbrd2a gene encoding G-protein coupled receptor-associated protein LMBRD2a produces the protein MSGAALAVVVVVVFLLALYLLQRYGDLRRQQRMVLLGTLLSWYLCFLIVFILPLDVSTTIYKQCILDNSDHPTPVTRGRRTNQTDSDSSVYPTVSVPKVCEEPWSYIPDGVLPVFWRVVYWTSQFLTWLLLPFMQSYARAGAFSRVGKIKTALFENALYYGTYLLIFISLLIYVAVHPKWKFTWRELQTIGITAANTWGLFLLVLLLGYGLVEIPRSYWLSSSHGYLLAKTYFKAAKMATEKASAEENLADVMEEVAGVHESVRYNHNLRKCVDTIITKCPTEYQEEMGRKVESSCGEQNVLPTKRGLIKLHKKVISAVQRYSQTQVQWSILLDQAFHLEDVAKSETSPVRHFTHSFPSEHPHSWIHRFIYTPAVEWYWECVFRQGFYRLLAVLLCLLSAAVVWSECTFFSTHPVLSLFAVFVQMAEKQHNYICIEVVCFVSILFLCVCVYSTVFRIRFFNYYYLVPHHQTDAYSLQFSGMLFCRLTPPLCLNFLGLIHMDSAISHQDRIQTSYTSIMGSMRVLYFISDGFYIYYPMLVLLLCFATFYSLGSRCLNLLGFHQYITDDHLTSDLVDEGRELIRRERRKRQKAEDGENRRWAWRERYAVQGANGRTRAGYTELKDNQNSPVTEIKSSVVTFNRRDREEEEQRRGLLRDNSSDEGSPSRRSTGGRYLSLSPSRTGIFDDV